One window of Sulfurospirillum sp. 1612 genomic DNA carries:
- a CDS encoding DMT family transporter: MIMARIREYGADFLLLLVALAWGSTFFIVQDAIRDTPVYIFLFWRFLFAGILMGVISYKHLGAIDKDTLIAGGVLGLFMFLGFAFQTFGLSLTYSSTVAFITGLNVIIVPFLLFIIFKNKASIYSIFGAFCAALGLYFLTLKSSIGFGKGELYALVCAFMFAAHIVFTDRFSKKYNVLLLVMIQLLTVALLSFVAAGIFDHKIMPQAFDGVFLDALIVTVLFATVFAFGVQTAMQRYTTPAKTAIIFTLEPVSAGAFGYYFADEVFSFTQLSGAFMILFGMLLAELGTYFRNKRRDAHA; this comes from the coding sequence ATGATAATGGCGAGAATTCGTGAATATGGAGCAGATTTTTTGCTGCTTTTGGTGGCATTGGCTTGGGGCAGTACTTTTTTTATTGTTCAAGATGCAATCCGTGACACTCCGGTATATATCTTTCTGTTTTGGAGGTTTTTATTTGCAGGCATTTTGATGGGAGTGATTTCGTACAAGCATCTTGGTGCCATTGACAAAGATACTCTCATAGCAGGGGGCGTTTTGGGGCTTTTTATGTTTTTAGGCTTTGCGTTTCAAACTTTTGGGCTTTCGTTAACATACTCTTCCACCGTTGCATTTATTACCGGACTCAATGTCATCATTGTCCCTTTTTTGCTTTTTATTATCTTTAAAAATAAAGCCTCAATTTACTCAATTTTTGGAGCTTTTTGTGCCGCATTGGGATTGTACTTTTTGACCTTAAAAAGCTCGATTGGATTTGGAAAAGGGGAACTTTATGCTCTAGTTTGTGCTTTTATGTTTGCCGCACATATTGTCTTTACGGATCGATTTTCTAAAAAATACAATGTGTTATTGTTGGTCATGATACAATTACTCACCGTCGCACTACTCTCTTTTGTAGCCGCAGGGATTTTTGACCACAAAATCATGCCACAAGCCTTTGATGGTGTCTTTTTAGACGCTTTGATTGTGACGGTTTTATTTGCTACAGTTTTTGCTTTTGGTGTTCAAACCGCAATGCAACGCTATACGACACCCGCAAAAACGGCGATTATTTTCACACTAGAACCGGTGAGTGCGGGAGCTTTTGGGTATTATTTTGCTGATGAAGTCTTCTCTTTTACACAACTCTCAGGTGCTTTTATGATTCTCTTTGGCATGCTTTTGGCGGAACTTGGAACCTATTTTAGAAATAAAAGACGAGATGCACATGCTTAA
- the nfo gene encoding deoxyribonuclease IV, whose translation MKYVGAHVSASGGVFNAPINAQKIGAKAFALFTKNQRQWIAKPLDEETISQFKEALERAEILPKHVLPHDSYLINLGHPDAEKRAKSLAAFIDELERCEQLGLDRLNFHPGSHLKLISEDACLELISQSMNEAIKRTKNVKLVIENTAGQGSNLGYKLEHLGYLVDNCIDKERVGVCIDTCHIFTAGYDIRTKEAYEQTMKKFDTIVGFRYLQGMHLNDSKPDLGTRVDRHDSLGKGKIGLEAFSLIMNDKRIDDIPMILETIDESLWSEEIELLYSLIEK comes from the coding sequence ATGAAATACGTAGGAGCCCATGTCAGTGCTAGTGGTGGTGTTTTTAATGCACCTATTAATGCTCAAAAAATTGGGGCCAAAGCTTTTGCCCTCTTTACAAAAAATCAGAGACAATGGATCGCAAAACCTTTGGATGAAGAGACGATATCACAGTTTAAAGAGGCACTTGAGCGTGCTGAAATTTTACCAAAGCATGTCTTGCCTCATGATAGTTATCTCATCAACCTCGGACATCCCGATGCTGAAAAAAGAGCCAAATCACTAGCGGCGTTTATCGATGAATTGGAGCGCTGCGAGCAGTTGGGATTGGATCGGCTAAACTTTCATCCGGGGAGTCATCTTAAGCTTATTAGTGAAGATGCGTGCTTGGAACTGATCAGTCAATCGATGAATGAAGCGATTAAGAGAACCAAAAATGTGAAACTTGTCATCGAAAATACTGCCGGACAAGGGAGCAATTTAGGTTACAAATTGGAACACTTGGGATATTTGGTTGATAACTGTATCGATAAAGAGCGTGTCGGTGTTTGCATCGATACGTGTCACATTTTTACAGCCGGATATGATATTAGAACCAAGGAAGCCTATGAGCAAACTATGAAAAAATTTGATACAATTGTCGGATTTAGGTATCTTCAAGGAATGCACCTCAATGATTCAAAACCTGATTTGGGAACTCGGGTGGATCGTCATGATTCTTTAGGTAAGGGCAAAATCGGTCTTGAGGCTTTTAGTCTGATCATGAATGATAAAAGAATCGATGATATTCCGATGATACTTGAGACCATAGATGAGAGTCTGTGGAGTGAAGAGATTGAACTCTTATACAGTTTAATCGAAAAATAA
- a CDS encoding OmpP1/FadL family transporter encodes MKKYVAMASMLGLSAATLFGAGYKIPEQSLNGVALSAAYVANAKGADASYYNPANMAFSPAGAALEMGMTYINLPSIKYEDVTPAYSGDSKVENFLVPTFHYISPEVNKWRFGLSFTAPGGLSKRWDNGYSKATAQEFTLKIMELNPTASYKVNDKFAIGFGVRGVYTDGIVKSDANGVGVNLVRDLNGDSIDFGYNLALSYKPIKEMTLSATYRSKVDLTVEGNAKLTSPIGGHYDGGASVTIPLPATLDLAAAYTFDKTTVELVYERVYWSSYKNLDFNYNGTITDPYLLAKFDASIPKNWKDTNTYRIGITHQYSDKLKLMLGFAIDESPVPSDTLGFELPDSDAKLYSVGFEYQVNKATSFGLAYLYDQKKTRTITPTNSGHVNGTFKDASAHLVTASIKYRF; translated from the coding sequence ATGAAAAAATATGTAGCAATGGCATCAATGCTAGGCCTAAGTGCGGCAACACTCTTTGGTGCAGGATACAAAATACCCGAGCAATCTTTAAACGGGGTTGCTTTGAGTGCTGCTTATGTGGCCAATGCAAAAGGTGCTGATGCGAGTTATTATAACCCTGCAAACATGGCATTTAGTCCAGCAGGAGCAGCCTTAGAAATGGGCATGACTTATATTAACTTGCCTAGCATTAAATATGAAGATGTCACTCCTGCTTATAGTGGTGATTCAAAAGTGGAAAACTTTCTTGTCCCAACATTTCACTATATCTCACCTGAAGTCAATAAGTGGAGATTTGGTCTCTCTTTTACAGCTCCTGGAGGGCTCTCTAAACGATGGGACAATGGATATTCAAAAGCGACAGCACAAGAATTTACGCTTAAAATAATGGAGCTCAATCCAACAGCCAGTTATAAAGTCAATGACAAATTTGCCATTGGTTTTGGTGTTCGTGGGGTTTACACTGATGGTATTGTAAAAAGTGATGCAAATGGTGTTGGAGTTAATTTAGTTCGAGATTTAAATGGTGATTCGATAGATTTTGGATATAACTTAGCTTTAAGTTATAAACCTATCAAAGAGATGACGCTCTCAGCAACATATCGCTCTAAAGTTGATTTAACTGTTGAAGGAAATGCAAAATTGACGAGCCCAATTGGCGGACATTATGATGGGGGTGCCAGTGTGACAATTCCACTGCCTGCAACTTTGGATTTAGCCGCAGCGTATACCTTTGATAAAACAACCGTAGAATTGGTGTATGAACGCGTTTATTGGTCTAGTTATAAAAACTTAGATTTTAATTATAATGGAACCATTACCGACCCATATTTATTGGCAAAATTTGACGCTTCAATTCCTAAAAATTGGAAAGATACTAATACTTACCGAATTGGTATTACACATCAGTATAGCGATAAATTAAAACTAATGCTGGGATTTGCGATTGATGAAAGCCCAGTACCAAGCGATACTTTAGGATTTGAATTGCCAGATTCTGATGCAAAACTCTACTCTGTGGGATTTGAATATCAAGTCAATAAAGCCACAAGTTTTGGTTTGGCCTATTTGTATGACCAAAAAAAGACCCGAACCATCACTCCGACAAATTCTGGGCATGTCAATGGAACATTTAAAGATGCTTCGGCACATCTTGTAACGGCTTCTATCAAATATAGGTTCTAA
- a CDS encoding long-chain-fatty-acid--CoA ligase, with protein sequence MLEYKYQNFYDIIQNNAKVAPKKTAIFLDDKKVSNLALKQDIDTFARFLEFSGIKKEDRVAMVVGNSIEFIVSLFAITKIGAIAVPINTFLKREELEYIINDCEARLLISSPAYAKETKNIINSTQVEKIVWTEKYDALDDRNYSFAEMEASMGEEDETKELPTLNDLACIVYTSGTTGKPKGAMLSFRNILSNSVGANEVFSVRTNDRFIVFLPMFHSFTLSTSVLLPLFAGASIVVVKSIFPFAHVLKQVLLRRVTVFLGVPTLYTSLLKAKIPWYFMYFHKVRLFISGGAPLSEAALNAFGKKFKKSTLIEGYGLSECSPVVAANTLELQKPLSVGAPIPGYSVKIVNDEMVELPIGDIGEIIVKGDNVMQGYLNRPDATDETIINGWLRTGDLGKVDEDGYIFIVDRKKDLIIAKGINIYPREIEELILKYDGVDSTAVVGLKSKDGDEEVIAFIQPKEDTILAEMDIKKYLKMHLANFKVPKMIYMVEELPKNATGKVLKRVLKEQIAKGDFARDKKGRH encoded by the coding sequence ATGCTTGAATATAAGTATCAGAATTTTTATGATATTATCCAAAATAACGCCAAAGTCGCGCCGAAGAAAACGGCGATATTTTTAGATGATAAAAAGGTATCAAACTTAGCATTAAAACAAGATATCGATACCTTTGCGAGGTTTTTAGAATTTAGCGGTATCAAAAAAGAGGATCGCGTTGCCATGGTCGTTGGCAACTCGATTGAGTTTATCGTATCTCTATTTGCGATTACAAAGATTGGTGCTATTGCTGTGCCAATCAATACTTTTTTAAAAAGAGAAGAGTTAGAATACATCATCAACGATTGTGAAGCAAGACTGCTCATTAGTAGCCCTGCGTATGCAAAAGAGACAAAAAATATTATTAATTCTACTCAGGTTGAGAAAATTGTCTGGACTGAAAAGTATGATGCCCTTGATGATAGAAACTATAGTTTTGCAGAGATGGAAGCAAGCATGGGAGAGGAAGATGAGACAAAAGAACTCCCGACACTCAATGATTTAGCCTGTATTGTCTATACTTCAGGTACTACCGGTAAGCCCAAAGGTGCCATGTTGAGTTTCAGAAACATTCTCTCAAATTCTGTAGGTGCCAATGAAGTCTTCAGTGTGCGCACCAACGACAGATTTATCGTATTTTTACCGATGTTTCACTCCTTTACCCTTTCCACTTCGGTACTCTTGCCCCTCTTTGCCGGAGCTTCGATTGTTGTGGTGAAATCAATCTTCCCATTTGCCCATGTGCTTAAACAAGTGTTGTTGCGACGGGTTACAGTATTTTTAGGAGTACCAACACTTTATACTTCACTGCTTAAAGCGAAGATTCCGTGGTATTTTATGTACTTTCACAAAGTACGATTATTTATATCCGGTGGTGCCCCTTTAAGCGAGGCAGCATTGAATGCTTTTGGAAAAAAATTCAAAAAATCAACCTTGATTGAAGGATATGGCCTTAGTGAATGCTCTCCCGTAGTTGCTGCAAATACCCTAGAGTTGCAAAAACCACTCTCTGTGGGAGCCCCAATTCCTGGATACAGCGTGAAAATTGTCAATGATGAAATGGTCGAACTTCCAATAGGAGATATTGGTGAGATTATCGTCAAGGGTGATAATGTGATGCAAGGCTACCTTAATCGACCCGATGCCACAGATGAGACGATTATCAACGGATGGCTTAGAACGGGAGATTTAGGGAAAGTTGATGAGGATGGCTATATCTTTATTGTAGATCGAAAAAAAGATTTGATTATCGCCAAAGGTATCAATATTTACCCTCGCGAAATCGAAGAGTTGATTTTAAAATACGATGGTGTGGACTCCACCGCTGTGGTTGGTTTAAAAAGCAAAGACGGTGATGAAGAAGTTATAGCTTTTATTCAACCAAAAGAGGATACAATTCTAGCCGAAATGGATATCAAAAAATATCTAAAAATGCATTTGGCAAACTTCAAAGTGCCAAAGATGATTTATATGGTTGAAGAATTGCCTAAAAATGCAACAGGAAAAGTCCTCAAGAGGGTTTTGAAAGAGCAGATTGCAAAGGGCGATTTTGCAAGAGATAAAAAGGGGCGCCACTAA
- a CDS encoding ATP-binding protein — MQYLIDFLENKNIQQSKIFEYLKCSLEEALILKYLAKNYINGSPEVVVLDILKDVFSSDYEKYLDYLPLVKSLMEQGWIIQENFLHVNASEITNLELLNSSISLSSSFLKILEEGSLELALPEITPYVDHLEYLKDQFSRIDLYQKLAHLKQSVAGHSPSISRVKNRLQELEERIEERVKATEDNMVVDAIFKEHGLNPKEQLIFLALLKEEYSAEFESLRDMNTLINLISFDDYEKIKNRSLLEDGSKLIESLLIDYDEMLNGFGGVSRSFFISEEILQKIMHPNKEKKSKKIKLDMLIGEQELFELIDPRTNMDDVVLHPKTREVLEYLLKQIDTKVLKLLREWGIKERRSGIDARVIFYGPPGTGKTMTALSLAKTMKKRVLSFDCSKILSKYIGESEKNVRNIFDTYKDLCQRTKSEPLLLLNEADQFLSSRGVGSNSSADKMHNQMQNIFLEQIEKFNGILIATTNLLETIDPAFSRRFDYKIEFAKPNAKQRLELWQKMLPENALYSEDFSIDALASYPLTGGQIKVVLKNTALRVAIKEEPIFCLEDFVNSIERETKGAFDESKTMGFMK; from the coding sequence TTGCAATATTTAATTGATTTTTTAGAAAATAAAAACATACAACAGAGCAAAATATTTGAGTATCTAAAATGTTCTCTTGAAGAGGCGCTGATACTCAAATATTTGGCGAAAAACTATATCAACGGCTCTCCTGAAGTCGTTGTGCTTGATATCTTAAAAGATGTCTTTTCAAGTGACTATGAAAAGTACTTAGATTACCTACCCTTAGTCAAAAGCTTGATGGAGCAAGGTTGGATTATCCAGGAAAATTTCTTGCATGTTAATGCCTCGGAGATTACTAATTTGGAACTCCTTAACAGCTCTATTTCGCTGAGTTCTTCCTTTTTGAAAATCTTAGAAGAGGGCTCTTTAGAACTTGCATTACCAGAAATTACCCCTTATGTGGATCATTTAGAATATTTAAAAGACCAATTTTCACGTATTGATTTGTACCAAAAACTCGCACATTTGAAACAAAGTGTTGCCGGGCATTCTCCGAGTATTAGTCGGGTTAAAAATAGATTGCAAGAGCTAGAAGAACGCATTGAAGAGCGAGTGAAAGCCACTGAAGATAATATGGTCGTGGATGCCATTTTCAAAGAGCATGGTCTCAATCCAAAAGAACAGTTGATTTTTTTAGCACTTTTAAAAGAGGAATATTCTGCGGAATTTGAAAGTTTACGTGATATGAATACGCTGATTAATTTGATTAGTTTTGATGATTATGAGAAGATAAAAAACCGCTCCTTACTCGAAGATGGTTCCAAACTGATTGAATCATTATTGATTGATTATGATGAGATGCTCAATGGTTTTGGTGGGGTGTCGCGGAGCTTTTTTATCAGTGAGGAAATTCTCCAAAAGATTATGCATCCCAATAAAGAGAAAAAAAGTAAAAAAATCAAACTCGATATGCTCATCGGTGAGCAAGAGTTGTTTGAATTGATTGATCCGCGTACCAATATGGATGATGTTGTATTGCATCCAAAGACGCGAGAGGTCTTGGAATACCTGCTGAAACAAATCGATACCAAAGTGCTTAAATTACTCCGTGAATGGGGTATCAAAGAGCGCCGTAGCGGCATTGATGCGAGGGTTATTTTTTATGGACCTCCGGGGACGGGTAAAACGATGACAGCCCTTTCTTTAGCCAAAACGATGAAAAAAAGAGTGCTTAGTTTTGATTGTTCTAAAATTCTCTCCAAATACATCGGAGAGAGCGAAAAAAACGTCAGAAATATCTTTGATACGTACAAAGATTTGTGTCAGCGTACGAAAAGTGAGCCTTTGCTATTGCTCAATGAAGCCGATCAATTTTTGAGTTCTCGTGGTGTCGGTTCAAACTCAAGTGCTGATAAAATGCACAATCAAATGCAAAATATATTTTTAGAACAAATAGAAAAATTCAATGGAATCTTAATCGCCACGACGAATCTTTTAGAGACCATTGACCCCGCCTTTTCCCGACGATTTGATTACAAAATCGAATTTGCCAAACCCAATGCCAAACAACGATTAGAATTGTGGCAAAAAATGCTCCCTGAAAATGCGCTTTATAGTGAAGATTTCAGTATTGATGCTCTGGCATCCTATCCATTGACAGGGGGTCAAATTAAGGTCGTACTCAAGAATACCGCTTTGAGAGTGGCGATTAAAGAAGAGCCAATATTCTGTTTAGAAGATTTTGTCAATAGTATCGAACGTGAAACAAAAGGGGCGTTTGATGAGTCCAAAACCATGGGCTTTATGAAATAA
- a CDS encoding NAD(P)H-quinone oxidoreductase subunit 3, which produces MSHMDFTHPYFGAFFLLVFATVVFYGITVLARTVSRKMARLDTEKLKLTLYECGPEVTKQPNKISAQFYLFAILFILFDVEIIFMFPWAIDFKILGWFGFVEMVMFILLLTIGFIYAWKKGALEWHSIK; this is translated from the coding sequence ATGTCGCATATGGATTTCACTCATCCCTATTTTGGTGCTTTTTTTCTACTAGTCTTTGCAACTGTTGTATTTTATGGCATTACGGTACTTGCACGGACAGTCAGTAGGAAAATGGCAAGATTAGATACTGAAAAGTTGAAATTGACGCTTTACGAATGTGGGCCAGAAGTGACAAAGCAGCCGAATAAGATTTCAGCACAATTTTACCTCTTTGCTATTTTATTTATTCTTTTTGATGTAGAGATTATTTTTATGTTTCCATGGGCTATCGATTTTAAAATACTCGGTTGGTTTGGATTCGTAGAAATGGTTATGTTTATTCTTCTACTGACAATCGGCTTTATCTATGCTTGGAAAAAAGGAGCGCTTGAATGGCACAGCATAAAATAA
- a CDS encoding NuoB/complex I 20 kDa subunit family protein translates to MAQHKINYLQEAGLPIALTSVDKLVQWGRSNSLWPMTYGLACCAIEMMATGASRYDFDRFGTIFRASPRQSDVLIIAGTLTKKHAPFMRRLYDQMTEPKWVISMGSCANTGGMFNTYATVQGADRIIPVDVYLPGCAPRPETLQYALMILQKKIRKEKASRKLKPKRLV, encoded by the coding sequence ATGGCACAGCATAAAATAAATTATTTACAAGAAGCAGGACTTCCTATCGCCCTGACTTCCGTTGATAAATTGGTTCAATGGGGACGAAGTAACTCACTATGGCCGATGACATACGGTTTGGCTTGTTGCGCGATTGAGATGATGGCCACGGGTGCGAGTCGTTATGACTTTGACCGATTTGGAACGATTTTTAGAGCCAGCCCAAGACAATCAGATGTCTTGATAATAGCAGGCACACTCACCAAAAAACATGCCCCTTTTATGAGACGACTTTATGATCAGATGACCGAACCTAAATGGGTCATTAGTATGGGAAGCTGTGCTAATACCGGTGGAATGTTTAATACTTATGCCACAGTCCAAGGCGCAGATCGTATTATCCCTGTGGATGTCTACCTCCCAGGATGTGCCCCTCGCCCTGAGACATTGCAATACGCTTTGATGATTTTACAAAAGAAAATTCGTAAAGAAAAAGCGTCAAGAAAATTAAAACCGAAGAGGTTGGTATGA
- a CDS encoding NADH-quinone oxidoreductase subunit C has protein sequence MRQYQDKKDAQPKPYYTDRFWVAPQIPKLDISSDAVFENDVAELKKSFDIKEAYIQRGQLVIYIAPEDNVAVLSFLKETLAYNFLSELSAIDWLAKRGEFEIFYQLLSTSKRKRMRVKFYIKEKEPIKSVIKLYKSADWAEREMYDMFGVIITGHPYMKRILMPEDWYGHPLRKTYPLHGDEEASWYEIDKIFGKEYRDIIGPENRDSARIDEDDTYQYSRIHHEVEFGQAPSKEIVETDYQEKDGVFLIKKMSKATSKTLKERP, from the coding sequence ATGAGACAATATCAAGATAAAAAAGATGCACAGCCAAAACCTTACTACACGGACCGTTTTTGGGTCGCTCCTCAAATTCCAAAACTAGATATTTCAAGTGATGCCGTCTTTGAAAATGATGTGGCTGAGCTTAAAAAATCTTTTGATATTAAAGAGGCATACATCCAAAGAGGACAACTTGTCATCTATATTGCTCCTGAAGATAATGTTGCGGTACTAAGTTTTCTAAAAGAGACACTTGCCTATAATTTTTTGAGTGAACTCAGCGCCATTGATTGGTTGGCTAAACGAGGAGAATTTGAAATCTTCTATCAACTACTATCGACTTCAAAACGTAAACGAATGCGTGTAAAATTTTATATTAAAGAAAAAGAACCAATTAAATCGGTCATCAAACTCTATAAAAGTGCCGATTGGGCTGAACGTGAGATGTATGATATGTTTGGTGTCATTATCACGGGTCATCCCTACATGAAGCGTATTTTGATGCCAGAAGATTGGTATGGGCATCCATTGCGAAAAACCTATCCATTACATGGTGATGAAGAAGCTAGCTGGTATGAAATTGACAAAATTTTCGGCAAGGAATATCGCGATATTATCGGACCAGAAAATAGAGACAGTGCTCGAATTGATGAAGACGATACGTATCAGTACTCTAGAATTCATCATGAGGTTGAATTTGGACAAGCTCCTTCTAAAGAGATTGTAGAAACAGATTATCAAGAAAAAGATGGCGTATTCTTAATCAAAAAGATGAGCAAAGCGACCAGTAAAACCTTGAAAGAGAGACCATAG
- the nuoD gene encoding NADH dehydrogenase (quinone) subunit D: MQKVNKLQPFFENLVFERDDNTMIVNFGPQHPSSHGQLRLILELDGEKVTKAIPDVGYLHRGMEKMAENMIYNEFLPTTDRMDYISATSNNYGFALAVETLIGLEVPRRAKVIRTMLLELSRITSHLFWLATHALDVGAMTIFLYAFREREYAMDLIEAYCGARLTHSSVRIGGVPLDLPEDWITGLSKFLDKLPANLADYEGLLDQNRIWKMRLEDVGIIPPEMAQTWACSGPMLRGSGIAWDIRKEEPYELYDEVEFDVPVSTTFDSYGRYKLYMEEMRQSARIIRQLIPMYYKSEPEIMAHAPQYISAPKEQIMTQNYSLMQHFVLVTQGMRPPVGEVYVATESPKGELGFYINSQGGAYPYRLKLRAPSFWHTSILQELLPGLYLADVVTIIGNSNIVFGEIDR, encoded by the coding sequence ATGCAAAAGGTAAATAAACTTCAACCGTTTTTTGAAAATCTTGTTTTCGAGCGTGATGACAATACGATGATTGTCAACTTTGGGCCACAACACCCAAGTTCGCACGGTCAGTTACGATTGATTTTGGAACTCGATGGTGAAAAAGTTACCAAAGCCATACCGGATGTCGGATACTTACACCGGGGTATGGAAAAGATGGCTGAAAACATGATCTACAATGAATTTTTGCCGACGACCGATCGGATGGATTATATCTCCGCTACTTCAAATAACTATGGGTTTGCATTGGCTGTTGAGACACTCATCGGTCTAGAAGTCCCAAGACGTGCTAAAGTCATTCGGACGATGCTACTAGAATTGAGTCGTATTACTTCTCACCTCTTTTGGCTTGCAACGCACGCGCTTGATGTGGGGGCGATGACGATTTTCTTGTATGCATTCCGTGAACGCGAATATGCGATGGATTTGATAGAGGCTTATTGTGGTGCTAGACTCACACACTCTTCTGTCAGGATTGGTGGGGTACCACTTGATTTGCCTGAAGATTGGATTACGGGTTTGAGTAAATTCTTGGATAAATTACCAGCGAATTTGGCCGATTATGAGGGATTGTTAGATCAAAACCGTATTTGGAAAATGCGACTCGAAGATGTCGGTATTATCCCACCAGAGATGGCACAAACTTGGGCATGTAGTGGACCGATGCTACGAGGAAGTGGGATTGCTTGGGATATTAGAAAAGAAGAACCTTATGAACTTTATGACGAAGTAGAGTTTGATGTGCCGGTGAGTACGACTTTTGATAGTTATGGAAGGTACAAACTCTATATGGAAGAGATGCGTCAAAGTGCGCGCATTATCCGACAATTAATACCGATGTATTATAAAAGTGAACCTGAGATTATGGCGCATGCGCCACAATATATCTCCGCTCCAAAAGAGCAGATCATGACACAAAATTATTCATTGATGCAACACTTTGTTTTGGTGACACAAGGGATGAGACCGCCCGTGGGTGAAGTGTATGTTGCAACAGAATCTCCAAAAGGAGAGCTTGGTTTTTATATCAACTCCCAAGGAGGAGCCTATCCTTATAGATTGAAACTAAGAGCTCCTAGTTTCTGGCATACGAGTATTTTACAAGAATTACTTCCCGGACTTTATTTGGCTGATGTCGTGACGATCATCGGTAACTCAAATATCGTTTTTGGCGAAATTGACAGGTAG
- a CDS encoding NADH-ubiquinone oxidoreductase subunit E family protein: MQRYDLRHLGDNFYDRMLEIIETTKEGEVSIFMFEIGDFSPIQKSADVIKEAGHELMNSLKFNEADWTLVVKKKTGA; encoded by the coding sequence ATGCAACGATATGATTTAAGACATTTGGGTGATAACTTTTATGACAGAATGTTGGAGATAATAGAGACAACCAAAGAGGGTGAAGTCTCCATCTTTATGTTTGAAATCGGAGATTTTTCACCGATACAAAAAAGTGCGGATGTCATCAAAGAGGCGGGTCATGAACTGATGAATTCACTAAAATTCAATGAAGCTGATTGGACTCTGGTTGTCAAAAAAAAGACAGGGGCCTAA